One Roseimaritima multifibrata DNA window includes the following coding sequences:
- a CDS encoding GNAT family N-acetyltransferase — translation MVASPVGNVMGLTYFKRFRMELDLTEPLYPAPPLPANYELIPWSDGLSSEHALAKYQSFRSELDANVFPCLGRRDGCLQLMREITRRTSFVPEATWLLRHRPLGEPAVAVGTVQGLRMEGWGAIQNLGVMQAHRGHGLGTVLMTRAAEGFRRVGLAKMHLEVTTENSAAVRLYRRMGFKQARTVFKAAEIQHA, via the coding sequence TTGGTCGCTTCACCCGTGGGGAATGTGATGGGTCTAACCTATTTCAAACGCTTTCGAATGGAGCTGGATCTAACGGAACCGCTCTACCCTGCCCCGCCCCTGCCCGCAAACTATGAACTGATTCCCTGGTCGGATGGGCTGTCCAGTGAACACGCTCTGGCAAAATACCAAAGCTTTCGCAGTGAATTAGACGCAAATGTCTTCCCCTGCCTTGGTCGACGCGACGGCTGTCTTCAGCTGATGCGTGAAATTACTAGGCGGACGTCGTTTGTGCCGGAGGCAACTTGGTTGCTACGCCATCGCCCTCTAGGTGAACCGGCCGTCGCGGTCGGTACGGTTCAAGGCCTCCGTATGGAGGGCTGGGGGGCTATCCAGAATTTAGGGGTCATGCAGGCACATCGCGGGCACGGCCTGGGGACGGTCTTGATGACTCGAGCTGCAGAAGGATTCCGCCGTGTCGGTTTGGCGAAGATGCATCTAGAGGTCACCACCGAGAACTCCGCCGCCGTAAGGCTCTACCGCCGCATGGGTTTCAAGCAGGCCAGAACGGTTTTCAAAGCGGCCGAAATTCAGCACGCGTAG
- a CDS encoding ABC transporter ATP-binding protein: MNPINISLPLDVQQVTKIYRQGATPIHALDGIDLSVQAGEFVAIMGASGSGKSTLLHAIAGLIDVDSGNVMIAGQDLGQLSDVPLTKFRQRNLGIVFQAFNLIPSLTAEDNIRLPGASGPELDSKVESLLDRLGMQDRRRHKPGALSGGEQQRIAIARALVCNPAVLLADEPTGSLDSVTGTQICQLLRGLCDDEHRTIVIVTHEPHVAMWADRVVVLKDGKKLSEFCPDHRHDSQAVASQYQALLRGEVVQ, from the coding sequence GTGAATCCGATCAACATTTCTCTTCCGCTCGACGTTCAACAGGTAACGAAAATTTATCGTCAAGGAGCAACGCCGATTCACGCTTTGGATGGCATTGATCTGTCGGTGCAGGCAGGAGAGTTCGTTGCGATTATGGGAGCATCGGGGTCTGGTAAAAGCACGCTATTGCATGCGATAGCGGGATTGATTGACGTGGATTCAGGGAATGTGATGATCGCCGGTCAGGATTTGGGGCAGTTGTCTGATGTGCCGTTGACAAAGTTTCGCCAGCGAAATCTAGGGATCGTTTTTCAAGCCTTTAACTTAATTCCCAGCCTGACAGCGGAAGACAACATTCGACTACCGGGAGCATCGGGGCCCGAGTTGGATTCGAAGGTCGAATCGCTGTTGGACCGCTTGGGGATGCAGGATCGACGCCGCCATAAACCGGGAGCGCTTTCAGGAGGTGAGCAACAGCGGATTGCGATTGCCCGAGCATTGGTTTGCAATCCGGCCGTGTTGTTGGCCGACGAACCGACGGGGAGTCTCGATTCCGTGACGGGGACCCAGATTTGTCAGTTGCTGCGAGGGCTGTGTGATGACGAACATAGGACGATTGTGATCGTTACTCACGAGCCGCATGTCGCGATGTGGGCGGATCGTGTGGTGGTGCTGAAAGACGGTAAAAAACTATCAGAGTTTTGTCCGGATCATCGTCATGATTCACAAGCGGTTGCCAGTCAGTACCAGGCCCTGCTTCGAGGGGAGGTTGTCCAATGA
- a CDS encoding FtsX-like permease family protein encodes MTSLKLLTRLVTSQMRLHPGRVLITALGIIASTCAVVWVVSGYDALVSQFDENAGKYLGRYDALVIAKSPPGQSATIPSATIQSIHDDAGVIELNPISQSRASVTRVEIEGEESEEESSLGLLVGSRPPVNGAPPVDPTLVSTPAAEQPYELVRGTWLPANGEVPAAVLSANAAQMMNISVGDNILVTTMANQLRLKVVGIVEQAPQTPTLGERRPGGGKGKASGRTSGTPHGPRNDSDGEQRRGGKQPMVSSASQSPVDTKQPISLPSTFGTGIAIDAVYVRPAIAAIINGYPADPQVLQIAMREGVSIDQFRDVWADKFAQHRPALELIDFAAVRKGMESGRSISGQQSQAWAATGMASLAAIFIIFSTLSMGVSERSREFAMLRAVALTRSQIATIIAMESVLLALVGWIGGLVAGWIMVLVGSQVLPGLFNDGAVLGWTTVLLTGVTVFVGALGAAILPAWRAMRIQPLDAMSKRTVAPQLQRWKIAGGVGLIFAFAAPLTVFFLPMSDDSRKWCYSFLTYPMLLIGMILIAPSVIMFCERVLGPIVTRLMGIDSRMMQTQLSNNMWRTIGATLALSVGLGLYASTQTWGYSMLQPFTPGDWLPDALVAFHPIGLEKESQDLVGQVDQVDAEQVMPLAIEQAKFDWGDAGTPDRLKFGDNGIVCGLSPKVAFGGEQPMLPVTFVEGDATSAITALESGAGCVVSEDFSMATGRGVGDTITFTPPSNDEERVSYKIQGIVSLPGWQWVTKFSGVRRHFVRTGAIVFANRARVQQDFHLGNTEFFWLNFKPNVDLVAAEKEFQSIAELQAGETFTASGIGEVKAYRPFARMTATETVRRAIRKRADGMIWGMSYLPLVTLIIMSLAVANTVIASVRSRTWEFGVMRSIGVTRGQLIRLVLAETILIAASACLLSLIFGLIAGWCGVGMAQFGGWFAGPPSFMIPWTQLAFGFSLTIALCLLAGMWPALKTGRSEPLGLLQAGRGTM; translated from the coding sequence ATGACGTCTTTGAAATTGCTCACTCGGCTTGTCACATCGCAGATGCGACTGCACCCTGGGCGCGTCTTGATCACCGCCTTAGGAATCATCGCATCAACGTGTGCGGTGGTCTGGGTCGTGAGCGGGTACGATGCGTTGGTATCCCAGTTCGATGAAAATGCAGGAAAGTATCTCGGTCGATATGACGCGTTGGTTATCGCCAAGTCTCCGCCCGGGCAATCGGCAACGATCCCTTCAGCGACGATCCAATCGATCCACGATGATGCCGGAGTGATCGAATTAAACCCCATCAGTCAATCTCGTGCTTCGGTCACCCGCGTGGAAATCGAAGGAGAGGAAAGCGAAGAAGAAAGTTCGCTTGGCTTGCTGGTGGGATCGCGACCGCCGGTCAACGGAGCTCCTCCTGTCGACCCGACGCTGGTCAGCACTCCGGCCGCCGAACAACCTTATGAACTGGTCCGCGGCACTTGGCTGCCTGCAAACGGAGAGGTTCCAGCGGCAGTCCTAAGCGCCAATGCGGCCCAGATGATGAACATTTCGGTCGGCGACAATATCTTAGTGACGACCATGGCAAATCAACTTCGCCTGAAAGTTGTGGGGATCGTGGAACAAGCACCGCAAACGCCCACATTAGGAGAGCGCCGGCCCGGTGGCGGAAAAGGTAAAGCATCCGGCCGAACCAGTGGCACGCCGCACGGTCCGCGTAACGATTCAGACGGTGAGCAACGACGTGGAGGTAAACAACCGATGGTATCGTCGGCGTCTCAATCACCCGTCGACACGAAACAACCAATCAGTCTGCCTAGTACGTTTGGGACAGGAATCGCCATCGATGCGGTTTATGTGCGTCCCGCGATCGCTGCAATAATCAATGGCTATCCTGCCGATCCGCAAGTCTTACAAATTGCAATGCGTGAAGGGGTTTCCATCGATCAATTCCGTGATGTTTGGGCAGATAAATTTGCCCAGCATCGTCCGGCTCTTGAGTTGATCGATTTCGCAGCGGTCCGTAAGGGGATGGAATCGGGACGTTCCATTTCAGGTCAACAATCCCAAGCCTGGGCGGCGACAGGGATGGCTTCGCTGGCCGCGATCTTTATCATTTTTTCGACTTTAAGCATGGGCGTTAGTGAGCGGTCGCGGGAGTTCGCCATGTTGCGAGCCGTTGCGCTCACACGTTCTCAGATCGCTACGATCATTGCAATGGAAAGCGTCTTGCTGGCACTGGTCGGTTGGATTGGCGGACTGGTTGCCGGTTGGATAATGGTCTTGGTCGGTAGTCAAGTCCTTCCCGGGCTGTTTAACGACGGAGCCGTTTTGGGATGGACGACGGTCCTTCTAACAGGGGTTACCGTTTTTGTTGGTGCGTTGGGAGCCGCGATCTTGCCTGCTTGGCGAGCGATGCGAATCCAACCGCTGGACGCGATGTCAAAGCGAACCGTGGCTCCACAACTCCAACGATGGAAAATTGCTGGCGGGGTTGGATTGATTTTCGCATTCGCAGCTCCGTTAACTGTTTTCTTTCTGCCGATGTCCGACGATAGCCGCAAATGGTGCTATTCGTTTCTGACCTACCCAATGCTACTGATTGGCATGATCCTGATCGCACCCTCCGTCATCATGTTTTGCGAACGGGTATTGGGCCCGATTGTGACTCGCCTGATGGGGATCGATTCACGGATGATGCAGACACAGTTGTCCAACAATATGTGGAGGACGATCGGTGCCACATTGGCATTGTCGGTTGGTTTAGGGCTTTACGCATCGACGCAGACTTGGGGCTATTCGATGCTGCAACCCTTCACGCCCGGAGATTGGCTGCCCGATGCATTGGTAGCCTTTCATCCAATCGGTTTAGAAAAGGAGAGTCAAGATTTGGTCGGTCAGGTCGACCAAGTCGATGCCGAACAAGTCATGCCGCTTGCCATCGAACAAGCAAAATTTGACTGGGGAGATGCAGGAACGCCCGATCGTCTGAAATTTGGGGACAACGGAATCGTTTGTGGCTTGTCGCCCAAAGTTGCATTCGGAGGCGAACAGCCGATGCTACCGGTAACGTTCGTTGAAGGAGACGCCACGTCCGCGATCACCGCTTTGGAGTCAGGAGCGGGATGTGTGGTTTCGGAAGATTTTTCGATGGCGACCGGTCGCGGGGTAGGGGACACCATTACCTTTACCCCCCCCTCGAACGACGAAGAGCGGGTGTCTTACAAGATCCAAGGAATTGTGTCGTTGCCTGGTTGGCAGTGGGTCACAAAATTCTCCGGAGTCCGACGACACTTTGTCCGTACGGGCGCGATCGTGTTCGCCAATCGGGCTCGCGTTCAGCAAGACTTTCACCTTGGTAACACAGAATTCTTTTGGCTGAACTTCAAACCCAACGTTGATTTAGTAGCCGCCGAAAAGGAATTCCAATCGATTGCGGAGCTTCAGGCGGGAGAGACGTTTACGGCAAGCGGTATCGGAGAGGTCAAAGCCTATCGGCCCTTCGCACGAATGACGGCAACCGAAACCGTACGCAGAGCGATACGTAAACGGGCCGACGGGATGATCTGGGGTATGAGTTATTTGCCTCTGGTGACATTGATCATCATGTCCCTGGCCGTAGCCAACACCGTCATTGCATCGGTCCGTTCACGTACATGGGAATTCGGAGTGATGCGTTCCATCGGAGTCACACGAGGGCAACTGATTCGGTTGGTCCTTGCAGAAACGATTTTGATCGCTGCATCGGCTTGTTTGCTTAGCCTGATCTTTGGCCTGATTGCAGGTTGGTGCGGCGTCGGGATGGCGCAGTTCGGAGGATGGTTCGCCGGGCCACCATCATTCATGATCCCCTGGACACAATTGGCATTCGGATTTTCCCTAACGATCGCATTGTGTCTATTGGCCGGCATGTGGCCAGCGTTGAAAACCGGGCGATCCGAACCACTGGGCCTACTGCAAGCAGGGCGAGGCACGATGTAA
- a CDS encoding DUF542 domain-containing protein — protein sequence MDSIPFWITEYPQTAVVFHRLGIDVACEGITLQTACEKANLNPQQVLAELKAVLK from the coding sequence TTGGATTCGATACCTTTCTGGATCACCGAATACCCGCAAACCGCAGTCGTGTTCCATCGCTTGGGAATCGATGTCGCTTGTGAAGGGATAACCCTCCAAACAGCCTGCGAAAAAGCAAACCTAAATCCGCAACAGGTATTGGCTGAACTAAAAGCCGTTCTCAAGTAG
- a CDS encoding metal ABC transporter solute-binding protein, Zn/Mn family: MATSRPVSIAFFLLAIALLPGCKKSDSAAENVSDPNKRPQIVATTGMVGDLVRGIVGEAADVTVLMGPGVDPHLHQPSRSDAVALSQADIVIYNGLHLEGQLGEVLESRTSRGGQTIAVGEMLPKNQLLDADGSWHDPHIWMDVKLWADTITPLTEKLSKALPDHAETFQASAEAYREELLELDRWAATCLESIPKKQRVLITAHDAFRYFGRRYDVEVFGVQGVSTTSEAGITDVNRLVNLIVERDVKAVFFESSVSPRQVKAIVHGANSRDKEVSSDHVLYSDSMGPADSDADTYIGMIRHNTRTITEALGGTVVDIPTSTAPVPNAS, encoded by the coding sequence ATGGCGACGTCCCGTCCGGTATCCATCGCGTTCTTTCTGCTGGCAATCGCTTTGCTGCCAGGATGCAAAAAGAGCGATTCCGCAGCAGAAAACGTTTCGGACCCCAACAAACGCCCTCAAATTGTGGCCACGACGGGAATGGTAGGGGACCTGGTTCGAGGAATCGTCGGTGAAGCTGCCGACGTGACCGTGCTGATGGGACCAGGCGTCGACCCGCATTTACACCAACCAAGCCGAAGTGATGCGGTCGCGTTAAGCCAAGCCGATATCGTGATTTACAACGGGCTGCACCTGGAGGGGCAATTGGGCGAAGTCCTCGAATCGCGAACTTCGCGCGGCGGGCAAACGATCGCTGTCGGTGAAATGCTGCCGAAGAACCAACTGCTAGACGCCGACGGGTCCTGGCACGACCCCCATATCTGGATGGATGTAAAATTATGGGCCGATACGATCACGCCGCTTACTGAAAAACTAAGCAAAGCCCTTCCCGACCATGCGGAGACTTTCCAAGCGTCCGCCGAGGCCTACCGCGAGGAACTGCTAGAGCTGGATCGCTGGGCAGCCACATGCCTGGAATCGATTCCGAAGAAACAACGTGTTCTGATCACCGCTCACGATGCGTTTCGCTACTTTGGCCGCCGATACGATGTTGAGGTCTTCGGCGTCCAAGGCGTATCGACCACCAGCGAAGCGGGAATTACCGACGTCAATCGGTTGGTAAACCTGATTGTCGAGCGGGACGTCAAGGCCGTGTTCTTCGAATCAAGCGTCTCGCCGCGGCAGGTCAAAGCGATCGTCCATGGAGCAAACTCACGAGACAAGGAGGTTTCCAGTGACCATGTTCTCTATAGCGATAGCATGGGGCCCGCCGATTCCGATGCCGATACTTACATTGGAATGATCCGCCACAACACGCGGACGATAACCGAAGCCTTAGGCGGAACCGTGGTAGACATCCCGACTTCGACCGCCCCAGTTCCCAACGCATCATGA
- a CDS encoding DUF1552 domain-containing protein, with product MSRRTTIHRRTLLRGLGAATIGFPLLEEMVSAPAHAAAASAVPVRAFNLFFGLGIPAPLQQEGFDGVLEPLESLGSKLLIMRNIDQVRCDEKGINAHYDGASGAFTAEPPDGEAKSGGPSIDQVIRQTHHSEGMPKGMVPTLIGGTFFRRSRVGRYVHSYNMDGTVAATIQEKPRDLFERIFGGVAMADGDLSERLRRSVLDTVVEDYRFYTGPQSPLGSASKSRVADHLDRIREFEQRSFSLRHKQPGTPDPPPSSKIPHGGPADPGGQGVDLTLEELTTEWRLLADIYATAIRMDRARFGSLTFLAAGERIRLKGDYVYNDKKIWQFDDADQLNATGDRGCSHEWWHQYNEKKKNEALRAHAHMKMRELAYFLHALDDSSCVEGNGKTILENSLITISTESGDGRHNDTKRELSGVFHCITGANGRFKTGQILDVNAEGIDVYNSMLGAFDAKHKLGPENRKTQAVDAIRV from the coding sequence ATGTCACGCAGAACGACCATTCATCGACGCACGCTTTTACGTGGCCTTGGAGCCGCAACGATTGGATTCCCCTTGTTGGAAGAAATGGTCTCCGCACCGGCTCATGCCGCGGCCGCCAGCGCGGTTCCCGTGCGAGCCTTCAACTTGTTTTTCGGATTGGGCATCCCCGCGCCTCTGCAGCAGGAAGGGTTTGACGGGGTCTTGGAACCGCTGGAATCGCTTGGATCAAAACTATTGATCATGCGTAACATCGACCAGGTTCGCTGTGACGAAAAAGGGATCAATGCGCACTACGATGGTGCTTCCGGAGCCTTCACGGCCGAGCCGCCTGATGGCGAAGCCAAGTCGGGCGGTCCTTCGATTGACCAGGTCATCCGACAGACGCATCACTCTGAAGGAATGCCCAAAGGGATGGTCCCGACCCTGATTGGAGGAACTTTTTTCCGTAGAAGCCGCGTCGGGCGATACGTCCATAGTTACAACATGGACGGGACGGTTGCTGCGACGATTCAAGAAAAACCTCGCGATTTGTTCGAGCGGATTTTCGGAGGGGTCGCGATGGCCGATGGCGACCTAAGTGAGCGTTTACGACGGAGCGTGCTGGATACGGTGGTCGAGGACTATCGCTTCTACACCGGTCCCCAGTCTCCACTGGGAAGTGCATCCAAGTCGCGGGTCGCCGATCATCTGGATCGAATCCGAGAATTTGAGCAGCGATCATTCTCGCTCCGCCATAAACAGCCTGGCACGCCAGATCCGCCTCCTTCTTCGAAAATTCCACACGGCGGACCGGCCGATCCCGGCGGCCAAGGGGTCGACCTCACGTTGGAAGAATTGACCACGGAGTGGCGATTGCTTGCCGATATCTATGCAACCGCGATTCGAATGGATCGAGCTCGTTTTGGATCGCTGACCTTTTTGGCGGCCGGCGAACGAATCCGACTGAAAGGTGACTACGTTTACAATGACAAAAAAATCTGGCAATTTGACGACGCTGACCAACTGAATGCCACCGGAGACCGAGGCTGCAGCCACGAATGGTGGCATCAATACAACGAGAAAAAGAAGAATGAAGCGCTCCGTGCTCATGCCCACATGAAGATGCGAGAGTTGGCCTACTTCCTCCATGCGCTTGACGATTCGTCCTGCGTGGAAGGGAATGGCAAGACGATCTTAGAGAATTCGTTAATCACGATTTCAACCGAGTCGGGTGACGGGCGTCACAACGATACAAAACGAGAACTCTCCGGAGTCTTTCACTGTATTACCGGAGCGAATGGACGATTCAAAACAGGACAGATCCTGGACGTCAACGCCGAGGGGATCGACGTCTACAATTCAATGTTAGGAGCCTTCGACGCAAAGCATAAGCTAGGCCCCGAAAATCGGAAAACGCAAGCCGTCGATGCGATCCGAGTATAG
- a CDS encoding cobalamin-binding protein: protein MRIVSLLPSATEMVCALGLRQSLVGVTHECDFPADVRKLPAVTRSLLPADASSSEIDTLVREQVQTSNALYSLDTETIQDVQPDLIITQALCDVCAVAESEVNAAIRTLPKPPQVLNLEPRNLADVLDCLRVIGIATGTELQANRVLSQLENRIAAVVQRSEKIQHKPRTMVLEWIDPPFSAGHWNPELVELAGGVEVVGVAGQRSVTVEWKKVVEADPEVLVIACCGFDIERSKEDLPILQRSAGWQNLRCVKDQRVHIVDGSSYFNRPGPRLVDSLEILASLIHPDPTGSSKP from the coding sequence ATGCGAATCGTATCCCTGCTGCCTAGCGCCACAGAAATGGTCTGTGCGCTGGGACTGCGTCAGTCGTTGGTTGGCGTTACGCATGAGTGCGACTTCCCAGCGGACGTACGAAAACTGCCTGCTGTCACGCGGTCGCTTCTGCCTGCCGATGCATCAAGCAGCGAAATCGATACCCTTGTTCGCGAGCAGGTTCAAACCAGCAACGCGTTGTATTCGCTTGACACCGAGACGATCCAAGACGTACAGCCCGACCTGATTATCACGCAAGCACTCTGTGACGTTTGCGCCGTCGCCGAAAGTGAAGTGAACGCCGCGATCCGAACGTTGCCGAAGCCTCCTCAAGTCCTCAATCTGGAGCCCCGCAATTTAGCCGATGTCCTTGACTGCCTGCGCGTTATCGGAATCGCAACAGGAACAGAACTGCAAGCAAATCGGGTTCTAAGCCAGCTGGAAAACCGAATTGCGGCGGTCGTTCAGCGTTCAGAAAAGATTCAGCACAAACCGCGGACGATGGTGCTGGAGTGGATCGATCCGCCGTTCAGCGCCGGCCACTGGAATCCCGAACTGGTAGAACTTGCCGGAGGAGTTGAAGTCGTTGGGGTGGCGGGCCAGCGAAGTGTGACCGTCGAATGGAAGAAAGTTGTGGAGGCGGATCCCGAGGTCCTTGTGATTGCCTGCTGTGGGTTTGACATCGAACGATCGAAGGAGGATTTACCGATCCTTCAGAGATCCGCAGGCTGGCAAAACTTGCGATGCGTCAAAGACCAACGCGTCCATATCGTGGATGGATCATCGTACTTCAATCGTCCAGGACCTCGCCTGGTCGACAGTTTGGAGATCCTAGCAAGCCTGATACACCCCGACCCCACAGGATCGTCCAAGCCATGA
- a CDS encoding DUF1592 domain-containing protein, translated as MSAAERASDGLVVLYTFEEKSGDVVHDQAPGGSPLDLRIDKPKTIEWTENSLRLRGDTMLRSLTPATKIRDRVKQTNELTLECWIRPLQLSQAGPARIVSVSSDSSNRNLTLGQDTTGYDVRLRTKTTSNNGLPSTATGKNVVNQALTHVVYSRAADGTTSVYLDGKKIRAGKAGGGLENWDASYHLLLGNEQNGGRPWKGEFHLVAIYDRVLSADEVQKNFQAGATAGGDPELAAKLAHAKAESHFATQIAPILARNCLECHDTVSHKGGLDLSRHEPAFAGGESGPVIVPGKVSESLLIEQIVSGDMPPQGPPLSKEQQTLLADWVADGAVWSVHQIDPAIYSSKPGASQTWVQRLTVDEYVETVRSAVGVDMDSQTRQLLPADLRADGFSNTAYNLTVDMKHVEAYAQLARMIVDDMDVLKFAKKFSKSQTLNTDASARKFVEAMGTWLLRGPLTDREITNYSGILTSVASAGGTYEQGVALLLEAMLQSPRFVYRVEYQRGNGTNRYVSDYELASRISYIVWGGPPDDALYQAAKAGRLSDRKECRQQVRRMLDDPRAKKRSQQFVRDWLNLDRLTNLNPNKERFPDWTSELGEDMRDETLAFFDEVIWKQNRPMSDLFYADFTFATPRLAKHYGLKPQGNGLRRYDLSNIPSRGGILTQGSVLTIGGDHASMVTRGLFVLTNVLRGVIGAPPPGTDTTPVPTKPGQTHRTVAEERIQSQSCGGCHLKFEPLAFGLEPYDGLGAFHIKDEYGNDLRADGELLIPGEAKPVSYRDTAELMRLLAASERVQETMVWKLTQFALGRPLGPADAIAVDKIGIASKKSGATYSDLITEIVLSDLVLKIQPQQ; from the coding sequence TTGAGCGCAGCGGAACGGGCCAGTGACGGTCTGGTGGTGTTGTACACATTCGAAGAAAAAAGTGGCGATGTTGTTCACGATCAGGCGCCCGGTGGTTCTCCCTTAGACCTGCGTATCGACAAACCGAAAACGATTGAGTGGACGGAGAATTCCCTCCGTTTACGCGGCGATACCATGCTCCGGTCGCTGACGCCCGCGACCAAAATTCGCGACCGAGTCAAACAAACGAATGAGCTAACTCTGGAATGCTGGATCCGGCCCCTTCAGTTAAGCCAAGCCGGACCGGCTCGGATCGTTTCGGTTTCGTCCGATTCGTCCAATCGAAATCTGACGCTTGGTCAGGATACAACGGGCTACGACGTTCGCTTGCGCACGAAGACGACCAGCAACAATGGCCTCCCTTCGACCGCGACCGGAAAGAATGTCGTCAACCAAGCTCTCACCCATGTCGTTTACTCGCGCGCTGCGGACGGAACGACTTCGGTCTACTTAGATGGAAAGAAAATCCGCGCTGGCAAGGCGGGTGGTGGTTTGGAAAACTGGGATGCGAGCTACCATTTACTGCTGGGCAATGAGCAAAACGGCGGTCGTCCGTGGAAAGGTGAATTCCATTTGGTTGCGATTTATGATCGCGTTTTGTCTGCCGATGAAGTTCAGAAAAATTTTCAAGCCGGCGCCACCGCCGGTGGGGATCCTGAACTTGCCGCTAAGCTTGCCCATGCGAAAGCGGAGTCCCATTTTGCCACACAGATTGCTCCGATCCTTGCCCGCAATTGCTTGGAGTGTCACGACACCGTTTCGCACAAAGGTGGCCTCGATCTGTCGCGTCACGAACCTGCATTTGCAGGTGGTGAAAGCGGACCGGTGATCGTTCCTGGAAAGGTCAGCGAGAGCCTGCTGATCGAGCAAATTGTCTCCGGCGATATGCCGCCTCAAGGTCCGCCTCTTTCTAAGGAACAACAAACCCTGTTGGCGGACTGGGTGGCGGATGGGGCCGTTTGGTCGGTCCATCAAATCGATCCCGCGATCTATTCCTCCAAACCAGGTGCCAGCCAAACGTGGGTTCAGCGATTGACCGTCGATGAGTATGTGGAAACCGTCCGCAGTGCGGTTGGCGTCGATATGGATTCTCAAACGCGGCAGCTATTGCCAGCCGATCTTCGCGCCGATGGTTTTAGTAATACCGCGTACAATTTGACGGTCGATATGAAACATGTGGAAGCCTACGCGCAGTTGGCTCGCATGATCGTCGATGACATGGACGTTTTAAAATTCGCCAAAAAGTTTTCCAAATCACAGACTCTGAATACCGATGCGAGTGCTCGCAAGTTTGTGGAAGCGATGGGAACATGGTTGCTGCGCGGGCCGCTAACGGATCGCGAAATTACGAACTACAGCGGCATCCTGACGTCGGTCGCCAGCGCCGGGGGGACCTACGAACAAGGCGTCGCACTGTTGCTGGAAGCGATGCTGCAGTCGCCTCGATTTGTTTACCGAGTTGAATACCAACGCGGAAATGGGACCAACCGATACGTAAGCGATTACGAACTCGCGTCGCGGATCAGCTATATCGTCTGGGGCGGTCCGCCTGATGACGCTTTGTACCAAGCGGCCAAAGCGGGACGGTTGTCCGACCGCAAGGAATGCCGTCAGCAGGTTCGCAGGATGCTGGACGACCCGCGCGCGAAAAAACGGTCACAGCAGTTTGTAAGGGATTGGCTGAATTTGGATCGGTTGACAAATTTGAATCCCAATAAAGAACGGTTCCCGGATTGGACCTCGGAACTTGGGGAGGACATGCGTGATGAAACGCTGGCTTTCTTTGACGAGGTTATCTGGAAACAGAATCGGCCGATGAGTGATTTGTTCTACGCCGATTTCACGTTTGCCACCCCACGTTTGGCGAAGCACTATGGTCTGAAACCACAAGGCAATGGCCTGCGTCGCTACGATCTTTCGAATATTCCTTCACGTGGTGGGATCCTAACGCAGGGTAGCGTTCTGACGATCGGCGGCGATCATGCCTCGATGGTCACGCGAGGCTTGTTCGTGCTGACGAATGTCCTTCGTGGTGTGATTGGGGCGCCTCCGCCCGGTACCGATACGACTCCTGTCCCTACGAAGCCAGGTCAGACGCATCGCACGGTTGCTGAAGAACGCATTCAAAGCCAGTCGTGTGGTGGCTGTCATCTTAAATTCGAACCGCTGGCCTTCGGGTTGGAACCTTACGACGGACTGGGCGCATTCCACATTAAAGATGAATATGGCAACGACCTGCGAGCCGACGGAGAATTACTAATTCCTGGCGAAGCGAAACCTGTTAGCTATCGCGACACCGCCGAACTGATGCGATTGTTGGCGGCCAGCGAACGCGTTCAGGAGACGATGGTCTGGAAATTGACGCAGTTTGCGCTCGGACGACCTCTGGGCCCGGCGGACGCAATCGCCGTCGATAAAATTGGAATCGCATCGAAAAAGTCGGGTGCAACCTATTCCGATTTAATCACTGAAATCGTCTTGAGTGATCTTGTTCTGAAAATCCAACCTCAGCAGTAG